DNA sequence from the Vicia villosa cultivar HV-30 ecotype Madison, WI linkage group LG3, Vvil1.0, whole genome shotgun sequence genome:
AATCTTCTTAAAGTAGATTTGTAACAAGTTTTGAGGTCACGAGACACTTCTTCATTCAAGACCAATTCCCAACTTATTATTGTTGGTTGATTATCATTTATTAATTCATTTGTTTCTATGATTCTTACCTCTCACCCCCTTAGAAATAATACTAGAGGGATCTTAATTGGTTGCAAAAATTAATTGTTCTCATTTCCCCTTAGTTGCATCTCAAAACTTGAACTCAACTTTCACAACCCTTTCATTCGTGTGTTTCATTAtttctatatataaatataattgttaATAGTCAAGATTAAGGATATTGCAAAAGTATTGAAAGCACACAGAAATACATAAAACATGTGAAAATTACAGATGACCAATGATTGTATCTTCacgtacaaaaaaaaaacaaattataaatcaTCCTATAATTAAAAATTTGGACTAAATTCGTGATATCCACCTCAAAGGATATGCATCATCAAGTCCATAAACAACTGCTTTTGAATGAAATTATTATTCATATCCATCCCAACCTACTCATCATTTTAATTTCATCATTATCAGGTGCGGTTGGTGGTGGCGGCGGTGGTGGTGCCATGGGGAGTCGGACTTGGCTTTGAGCAGCCATGACTTGACTTTCGATTGGATTTTGGTGATTAATATTTTCACTATCATCGGATTCCTTCATTCTACCTATCTTCCTCAAATTATGATCAATCATGCAAGAAAGATCATTCAAATCACTCATTGACATATCGTTATGCACGACCTTCCCAGCATCGAGACATTGAAACATCAGCATGGTTGTCTCTGTCTCTTTGTTATCTGCCCATTGCCTTTTAAGTTGCTTTTCAGCCTTCCCAATTCTTTGTTTCAGAAAACTCTCTTGATCCACCATCCTTCTGCTTTGACCAAACTCAGGCGCTGCCTTGAATTTCGAAAGCACCTTTTCAATTCCCGACGGTGATGGCCAGATCTCAGGTTGAGGATCGTATGGGCCATAAATAATCGCACAAGCCTCGATACCACAAAGGGTTGATATCGACCTTCTTCACTAAACTCTTCTTCCTTTTATTgtacactatgccaaatttgtcttttagcagcacccctactaaagcgcttttaggagaaagcgctggcataggtttcgctaaaaacaaaataaaaaaacacgcaaaaaaagcgctcttaaagggggggggtacgaaagcgctttctaaaagcgctcttattggggggggtacgaaagcgctttaaaaaagcgctcttatagggggggtacgaaagcgctttcaaaaagcgctcttataggtggcttatgaaagcgctttcagaagcgctcttaaaggggggggtacgaaagcgcttttatcctaaaaagcgctggtaaaggcagggctaccagagcgctttctaaaagcgctttcatagctgtttcgttaattaaaatttttaaaatcaaaataatagcTGTTTCATAATCCCTAATTCTTCTTTCACTGCCATTGCTGCCCAGAACGAAGAAACGAAGAACCATCGCTGCCATCTACGAAGAACTCcataaaaactccataaaaaCTCCTCAAAACCGTATCTCATCCTCAAAACCGCCCAGAAAAACAAATACGAAGAGAATACGAAACTAGAACGAAGAACAAACCCTTCTGATTAGGcattctattattcacactttataagatctcattaggtattctgatcaagacataatgatgatagctatttattatcttgacagaattccttagtacctgatagagaaaccaagaagcatttgtttagcttaattaagacatggataagacatggatgaattcaaaccgattgtcgaaagagtacgagaaaggggtatgggaattcgttgagtttgcggttgcgcactccgaagacccgattcgaatgccatgtccttgcttgggttgctgttatgggggtaaggttgacgggaataagttggcatcccatttactacggtttggaattgatagaagttatacatgttagacaatgcatggtgagaaaagtaacgggaatgctgagtcgaggtgtaatgggaagtatgcttcaaacgacgattgcacagacacatacgattgcgatcgagtcgaagagattgcagaagcgcttgaagaagatcttgaggattgtcccaaaatgtttgagaggttggtaagcgatgcagagaaaccgttgtatgatgg
Encoded proteins:
- the LOC131658567 gene encoding agamous-like MADS-box protein AGL80, whose protein sequence is MVDQESFLKQRIGKAEKQLKRQWADNKETETTMLMFQCLDAGKVVHNDMSMSDLNDLSCMIDHNLRKIGRMKESDDSENINHQNPIESQVMAAQSQVRLPMAPPPPPPPTAPDNDEIKMMSRLGWI